A stretch of Ferribacterium limneticum DNA encodes these proteins:
- the phnE gene encoding phosphonate ABC transporter, permease protein PhnE: MNRIDRDPSARSRLIGALATLVILWPLFQAAEVKPGVLFDPGNLKVIGNFLAGFLPPETAGEFMGYLVKATLETLAIATAGLALAFLIAVPMAYLATGAGREKATLNPITRSLLTVLRGIPELVWALLFVRVFGLGPAAGVLALGLTYGGMLAKVYAEILESVDAAPARALRHNGAGRPLAILYGLVPQASKELASYTVYRWECAIRASVVMGFVGAGGLGQLMDQAMRMLNGGEAATILLAFMGLVFAADGLSGWLRRALDTPPANQASPFGWRSIGILVTLLAAIVASFRWLDIGFGELFSTEAAHSIGEFVAGFFPPDLSADWLAKVGKGIWETLAISVVGTLLAAIAGLLLALPKWRAPFSILLNTLRSVPELVWATITALAVGLGPFAGALALALHTAGVLGRLYAEALDNAPPTPGNALRLAGAPGGFAFLYGTLPGAAPQLIAYTLYRWEMNIRMAAILGFVGAGGLGQLLYFELSLFHHAQASTVIIAMLLLSIAVDQASAWLRQRMR; encoded by the coding sequence GTGAACAGGATCGACCGCGATCCCTCTGCCCGCTCGCGCCTGATCGGCGCGCTGGCGACGCTGGTCATCCTCTGGCCGCTGTTCCAGGCTGCCGAGGTCAAGCCCGGCGTGCTGTTCGATCCGGGCAACCTCAAGGTCATCGGCAACTTCCTGGCCGGTTTCCTGCCGCCGGAAACCGCTGGCGAATTCATGGGCTATCTGGTCAAGGCGACGCTCGAAACGCTGGCCATCGCCACCGCTGGCCTGGCGCTGGCTTTCCTGATCGCCGTGCCGATGGCTTATCTGGCGACCGGTGCCGGGCGCGAAAAGGCCACGCTGAACCCCATTACCCGCAGCCTGCTGACCGTCCTGCGCGGCATTCCGGAGCTGGTCTGGGCGCTGCTCTTCGTCCGCGTCTTCGGCCTTGGCCCGGCGGCTGGTGTGCTGGCGCTGGGCCTGACTTACGGCGGCATGCTGGCCAAGGTCTATGCCGAAATTCTCGAATCGGTCGATGCCGCCCCGGCCCGGGCGCTGCGCCACAACGGCGCCGGACGGCCATTGGCCATCCTTTATGGCTTGGTTCCGCAGGCCTCGAAGGAACTGGCTTCCTACACGGTTTATCGCTGGGAATGCGCCATCCGCGCCTCGGTGGTCATGGGCTTCGTCGGCGCCGGCGGTCTTGGGCAGTTGATGGACCAGGCGATGAGGATGCTCAACGGCGGCGAAGCGGCGACCATCCTGCTCGCCTTCATGGGCCTCGTCTTCGCGGCCGACGGCCTGTCGGGCTGGCTACGCCGGGCGCTCGACACACCGCCCGCGAATCAGGCCTCGCCTTTCGGCTGGCGGAGCATCGGCATACTAGTCACGCTGCTCGCTGCAATCGTCGCCAGCTTCCGCTGGCTCGACATCGGCTTTGGCGAACTCTTTTCGACCGAAGCCGCCCATTCCATCGGCGAATTCGTCGCCGGCTTCTTCCCGCCCGACCTTTCGGCCGACTGGCTGGCCAAAGTCGGTAAGGGCATCTGGGAAACGCTGGCCATTTCAGTGGTCGGCACCCTGCTGGCGGCCATCGCCGGGCTGTTGCTCGCCCTGCCCAAATGGCGGGCGCCGTTCAGCATCCTGCTCAACACACTGCGCTCGGTACCCGAACTGGTCTGGGCCACCATCACCGCCCTCGCTGTCGGCCTCGGCCCTTTCGCCGGCGCGCTAGCGCTGGCCCTGCACACCGCCGGTGTGCTCGGCCGCCTCTACGCCGAAGCGCTCGACAACGCGCCGCCTACGCCCGGCAATGCGCTACGCCTGGCCGGCGCCCCCGGCGGCTTCGCCTTCCTCTACGGCACCTTGCCCGGCGCCGCGCCACAGTTGATCGCCTACACGCTGTACCGCTGGGAAATGAATATCCGGATGGCCGCCATCCTCGGCTTCGTCGGCGCTGGCGGCCTTGGCCAGCTGCTCTATTTCGAGCTTTCGCTGTTCCACCACGCGCAAGCTTCGACCGTAATCATCGCCATGCTCTTGCTGTCGATTGCCGTCGATCAGGCCAGTGCCTGGCTGCGCCAGCGAATGCGCTGA
- a CDS encoding nitrous oxide reductase accessory protein NosL codes for MKRRALLGLGLALCASLAFAQAVPKPGAKDLCPVCGMLVSKYPNWVAVVTWKDGHAHFFDGAKDMFKFLNDLNKYAPNHRKEDLTGIYVTDFYNLERIDARKALFVVGSDVLGPMGHEFVPLASKLDADDFMKDHKGKKILPFERITTSMANGLDNGRFE; via the coding sequence ATGAAACGCCGCGCCCTTCTCGGCCTCGGGCTGGCGCTCTGCGCCAGCCTGGCCTTTGCCCAGGCCGTGCCCAAGCCCGGCGCCAAGGACCTTTGCCCGGTTTGCGGCATGCTGGTCTCCAAGTATCCGAACTGGGTTGCCGTGGTGACCTGGAAGGATGGTCACGCTCATTTCTTCGATGGTGCCAAGGACATGTTCAAGTTCCTCAACGACCTGAACAAGTACGCCCCGAATCATCGCAAGGAAGACCTTACCGGCATCTACGTCACCGATTTTTACAATCTGGAACGCATTGATGCGCGCAAGGCGCTGTTTGTCGTCGGCTCGGATGTTCTTGGCCCCATGGGCCACGAATTCGTGCCGCTGGCCAGCAAGCTCGACGCCGACGATTTCATGAAGGATCACAAGGGCAAGAAAATCCTGCCCTTCGAGCGAATCACCACCAGCATGGCCAACGGGCTGGACAACGGCCGTTTCGAGTAA
- a CDS encoding putative selenate ABC transporter substrate-binding protein gives MSFSSLRRVALKGALACAFAASVSAALPALASDAVLRVSAIPDEAPTELQRKFAPLGKYLEAQTGMKVVFTPVSDYAAVVESLATRKIDLAWLGGFTFVQAKIRTNGTAIPIAQREEDAKFTSKFITADPAIKSLADLKGKTFAFGAPSSTSGSLMPRFFLQQAGLNPEKDFKNVAFSGAHDATVAFVAAGKAEAGVLNASVWDKLVEAKKVDTDKVRVFATTPPYFDYNWTVRGDLDPALVKKLTDAFLKLDPANPEHKEILALQRAAMFIPTKKENYDGIEKAAQAAGLLK, from the coding sequence ATGAGCTTTTCTTCCCTGCGCCGCGTGGCGCTCAAGGGTGCGCTTGCCTGCGCTTTCGCTGCATCCGTTTCTGCCGCCCTGCCGGCCCTCGCTTCCGACGCAGTCCTGCGTGTCTCGGCCATCCCCGACGAAGCACCGACCGAACTGCAACGCAAGTTTGCCCCGCTCGGCAAATACCTCGAAGCGCAGACCGGCATGAAGGTGGTTTTCACCCCGGTTTCCGACTACGCCGCCGTGGTCGAATCGCTGGCCACCAGAAAAATCGACCTTGCCTGGCTGGGTGGCTTCACCTTCGTGCAGGCCAAGATCCGCACCAACGGCACAGCCATTCCCATCGCCCAGCGCGAGGAGGATGCCAAATTCACCTCCAAATTCATTACCGCTGACCCGGCAATCAAGTCTCTGGCTGATCTGAAGGGCAAGACCTTCGCTTTCGGCGCACCGTCGTCCACCTCGGGCAGCCTGATGCCGCGCTTCTTCCTGCAACAGGCCGGTCTAAACCCGGAAAAGGACTTCAAGAACGTCGCCTTCTCCGGCGCGCATGACGCCACTGTCGCCTTCGTCGCCGCCGGCAAGGCCGAAGCTGGCGTATTGAACGCCTCCGTCTGGGACAAGCTGGTCGAGGCCAAGAAAGTCGATACCGACAAGGTCCGCGTCTTCGCCACCACGCCGCCCTACTTCGACTACAACTGGACGGTGCGCGGTGACCTCGATCCCGCACTGGTCAAGAAGCTGACCGACGCCTTCCTGAAGCTCGACCCGGCCAACCCGGAACACAAGGAAATCCTCGCCCTGCAACGTGCTGCCATGTTCATCCCGACCAAGAAGGAAAACTACGACGGCATCGAGAAGGCAGCGCAAGCCGCCGGCCTGCTGAAGTAA
- a CDS encoding nitrous oxide reductase accessory protein NosL, with protein sequence MKRRDLLKLSALSGLAAVSAQASANTACATDGTPNQFIPKKAADAKPLENEFEKYPKCPYCGMDRKEHHRARMLVQYADDLSDGVCSIHCLSLSLGVNIDREPKNIWGPDYGSTVEPRPLTPVDGMVYLIGADLKHAMTKRSKHSFASLSTAKEFQAKHGGSLGNFNDALRESYLDMASDVGMIRKNREERRKRAAEMKKG encoded by the coding sequence ATGAAACGCCGCGACCTTCTCAAACTATCCGCCCTGTCCGGCCTCGCCGCCGTATCAGCACAGGCCAGTGCAAACACCGCCTGCGCTACCGACGGAACGCCAAACCAGTTCATCCCCAAGAAGGCGGCTGATGCCAAGCCGCTGGAAAACGAGTTCGAAAAATATCCGAAGTGCCCGTATTGCGGCATGGATCGCAAGGAACATCACCGCGCCCGCATGCTGGTCCAGTACGCCGATGACCTGAGCGATGGTGTCTGCTCCATCCATTGCCTGTCGCTCAGCTTGGGCGTCAATATCGACCGCGAGCCGAAGAACATCTGGGGCCCGGATTACGGCTCCACCGTCGAACCGCGTCCGCTGACGCCGGTCGATGGCATGGTTTACCTGATCGGTGCCGATCTCAAGCACGCCATGACCAAGCGGTCGAAACATTCCTTCGCCTCGCTGAGCACGGCCAAGGAATTCCAGGCCAAGCATGGCGGCTCGCTGGGCAACTTCAATGACGCACTGCGCGAGTCCTACCTCGACATGGCTTCCGACGTCGGCATGATCCGCAAGAACCGCGAAGAGCGCCGCAAGCGTGCCGCAGAAATGAAGAAGGGCTGA
- the trmA gene encoding tRNA (uridine(54)-C5)-methyltransferase TrmA gives MPLPTFDPADYPIQLATKVAHFEQNFAPFGVANTAVHASTPLHYRMRAEFRIWHEGDDLNYAMFDPADPKQPITLETFPPAAESICALMPRLRDKLRGNESLRRRLFQADFLATLSGEMLVTLIYHRQLDEAWETAAREMAAELGIGLIGRSRGQKIVVDRGWVLEGFELNGRQLRYKQVEGSFTQPNGGVNRQMLGWACQQAAGFGGNLVELYCGNGNFTIALSPLFERVLATEVSKSSVHAAQYNLAANHIENVALVRMSSEEFSDALAGREEFQRLKDIDLDPFRHATLFVDPPRSGLDGVTLELARSFDRILYISCNQETLRDNVAALQDTHQIAASAVFDQFPYTHHLECGLLLTRR, from the coding sequence ATGCCGCTCCCGACTTTCGACCCCGCCGACTACCCGATCCAGCTTGCGACCAAGGTCGCCCATTTCGAGCAAAACTTCGCCCCTTTCGGCGTTGCGAATACGGCCGTGCATGCCTCCACGCCGCTGCATTACCGGATGCGCGCCGAGTTCCGTATCTGGCACGAAGGGGACGATCTCAACTACGCCATGTTCGATCCGGCAGATCCCAAGCAACCAATTACCCTTGAGACCTTCCCGCCGGCCGCCGAATCGATTTGCGCCTTGATGCCGCGCCTGCGCGACAAGCTCCGGGGCAACGAGAGCCTGCGCCGCCGGCTGTTCCAGGCGGATTTCCTCGCCACGCTCAGTGGCGAAATGCTGGTCACACTGATCTACCATCGCCAACTTGACGAGGCCTGGGAGACTGCCGCCCGTGAAATGGCGGCCGAACTGGGCATCGGGCTGATCGGCCGCAGCCGGGGCCAAAAAATCGTCGTCGACCGCGGCTGGGTGCTCGAAGGCTTCGAGCTGAATGGCCGTCAGTTGCGCTACAAACAGGTCGAAGGCAGCTTCACCCAGCCCAACGGCGGGGTCAATCGCCAGATGCTGGGCTGGGCCTGCCAGCAGGCAGCCGGCTTTGGCGGCAACCTGGTCGAGCTTTACTGCGGCAACGGCAATTTCACCATCGCGCTGTCGCCGCTGTTCGAGCGCGTGCTGGCCACCGAAGTCAGCAAGTCGTCGGTGCATGCCGCCCAGTACAACCTGGCCGCCAACCATATTGAAAACGTGGCGCTGGTTCGCATGTCCAGCGAGGAATTCAGCGATGCCCTGGCCGGCCGCGAAGAATTCCAGCGTCTGAAGGACATCGATCTCGACCCCTTCCGCCACGCCACCCTGTTCGTCGATCCGCCGCGCAGCGGGCTGGATGGCGTCACGCTGGAACTGGCCCGCAGTTTCGATCGTATCCTGTACATCTCATGCAACCAGGAAACCCTGCGCGACAACGTCGCCGCGCTGCAGGACACCCACCAGATCGCCGCTTCGGCCGTGTTCGACCAGTTCCCCTACACCCACCACCTGGAATGCGGGCTGTTGCTGACACGGCGATAG
- a CDS encoding phosphonate ABC transporter ATP-binding protein yields the protein MGFRLNGVGLTHANGFAALKGITLQAEKGERIALIGPSGAGKTSLLSVLGTALAPTVGTAEVLDFGQNFSPKGTSFGARLTVAATPSFPRKRESRLPMDSRLRGNDMRALRSRIGTVHQSPPIPGRQRVVTAILAGKLGQWPAWKSLASLIYPLDIPGARVALERVDLADKLFARCDQLSGGQLQRVGIARVLYQQPALILADEPVSALDPALALATIRLLIAEAEARGATLVASLHAVDLAIGNFSRIVGVKAGRIAFDLPAGDVSVPLLHELYASEGDELPVQAHEPLFLLQAAANDAATRAACC from the coding sequence ATGGGTTTCAGACTGAACGGCGTGGGCTTGACTCACGCCAATGGCTTTGCCGCGCTGAAAGGCATCACGCTTCAGGCAGAGAAGGGCGAGCGCATCGCCCTGATCGGCCCTTCCGGCGCCGGCAAGACCTCGCTACTTTCGGTGCTTGGCACCGCCTTGGCACCGACCGTAGGGACGGCGGAGGTTTTGGATTTTGGGCAAAATTTCTCCCCCAAGGGGACTTCCTTCGGGGCGCGGTTGACCGTGGCAGCAACGCCGTCATTCCCGCGCAAGCGGGAATCCAGGCTGCCGATGGATTCCCGCTTGCGCGGGAATGACATGCGCGCGTTGCGTTCCCGAATCGGCACCGTCCATCAATCGCCACCGATTCCCGGTCGGCAACGGGTGGTGACCGCCATCCTTGCCGGCAAGCTCGGTCAATGGCCGGCCTGGAAGTCGCTGGCCTCGCTGATCTATCCGCTCGACATCCCGGGCGCCCGTGTCGCGCTCGAACGCGTCGATCTGGCCGACAAGCTGTTTGCCCGCTGCGACCAACTCTCCGGCGGCCAGTTGCAGCGCGTCGGCATTGCCCGCGTGCTCTACCAGCAGCCTGCACTGATCCTGGCCGACGAGCCGGTCTCCGCCCTCGATCCGGCTCTGGCACTGGCGACCATCCGCCTGCTCATCGCCGAGGCTGAAGCGCGCGGCGCGACGCTGGTCGCCAGCCTGCACGCCGTCGATCTGGCCATCGGCAATTTCTCGCGCATCGTCGGCGTCAAGGCTGGGCGGATCGCCTTTGATCTGCCGGCTGGCGACGTCAGCGTGCCGTTGCTGCACGAGCTGTACGCCAGCGAAGGCGACGAACTGCCGGTGCAGGCGCATGAACCGCTTTTCCTGTTACAGGCAGCCGCCAATGATGCGGCGACGCGGGCGGCATGTTGCTGA
- a CDS encoding sensor histidine kinase: MSGLGSLTTPDRRSIRTRLLLLALVPLGVVLPLIMLALAYWGGNYFDQLLVTKVRSDLAVAHGYFERVAEGVGRSVTSLADSERLARALGREKKNDTQRSAANVAKLLGLTQLEQKLDFLHFLDIERSQQDGRVWPVIAAALDGKAGTATEVFSTEQLGAINPALAARAKTPLLPTTNARPDEREVETRGLVVHSAAPVYDAGGRLIGVLEGGVLLNKNLDFIDQMNAIVYPEGALPFGSAGTATLFLDDVRVATNVRLFGDTRAIGTRVSVVVHDTVIGQGRTWLDRAFVVSDWYVSAYEPLLDGQQRRIGMLYVGFLEGPFKAARLQAFAAVAGLFVLAMLIAGAFAVMSARRVFKPIERMHTTMHAIEHGNPDARVGNVESQDELGEVAAHFDRLLDQLQAQADSLKRWGASLDAKVAERTAELQQAVADLKAAQSQLVMNEKLAAIGQLTAGVAHEINNPIAVIQGNLDVLRDVLGPQAEPVAKEIKLIHDQVQRVRLIVAKLLQFARPQDYVGYLEPVETGQLIQDCLLLVRHLLNKGDIAIEQHIDSTRQILCNKNELQQVIINLFVNAIQAMPEGGVLKIAIEDWDQADMPLGIRLIVTDSGPGISDADLAQLFKPFFTAKKPGGNGLGLWVSQALVERYGGKISAESGREQGASFTVWLRLEPQGL; encoded by the coding sequence GTGTCAGGCCTGGGGTCTCTGACCACGCCTGACCGGCGCTCCATTCGCACCCGCCTGCTTTTGCTGGCGCTGGTGCCGCTTGGCGTCGTGCTGCCGCTGATCATGCTGGCCCTGGCTTACTGGGGCGGCAATTATTTCGACCAGTTGCTGGTCACCAAGGTACGCAGCGATCTTGCTGTTGCCCATGGTTATTTCGAGCGCGTCGCCGAAGGCGTTGGCCGTTCGGTAACGAGTCTGGCGGATTCTGAACGGCTGGCGCGGGCGCTTGGCCGGGAAAAAAAGAACGATACGCAGCGCAGCGCAGCCAATGTGGCCAAATTGCTTGGCTTGACCCAGCTTGAGCAAAAGCTCGATTTCCTGCATTTTCTGGACATCGAACGTAGCCAACAGGACGGCCGCGTCTGGCCGGTGATCGCCGCTGCGCTGGATGGCAAGGCCGGGACTGCAACCGAGGTGTTTTCCACCGAACAGCTGGGCGCGATCAATCCGGCGTTGGCGGCGCGTGCCAAAACCCCCTTGCTGCCCACCACCAATGCCCGGCCGGATGAGCGGGAAGTGGAAACGCGTGGTCTGGTGGTGCATTCGGCGGCCCCGGTCTATGACGCTGGCGGCCGGCTGATCGGTGTGCTCGAAGGCGGCGTGCTGCTCAACAAGAACCTCGATTTCATCGACCAGATGAATGCCATCGTCTATCCGGAAGGCGCCTTGCCTTTTGGCAGCGCCGGCACGGCAACCCTGTTCCTCGATGATGTGCGCGTTGCGACCAATGTCCGGCTGTTCGGCGATACCCGGGCGATCGGTACGCGGGTCTCAGTGGTGGTGCACGATACGGTCATCGGCCAGGGGCGAACCTGGCTGGATCGGGCCTTCGTCGTCAGCGACTGGTATGTCTCGGCCTACGAACCCTTGCTCGATGGCCAACAGCGGCGGATCGGCATGCTCTACGTCGGCTTTCTCGAAGGCCCGTTCAAGGCGGCCCGTCTGCAGGCGTTTGCTGCGGTGGCCGGGCTGTTCGTCCTGGCCATGTTGATTGCTGGCGCCTTCGCCGTCATGTCGGCGCGTCGTGTTTTCAAGCCGATCGAGCGCATGCACACGACGATGCACGCCATCGAGCACGGCAACCCGGATGCACGGGTTGGCAACGTCGAAAGCCAGGATGAGCTCGGTGAGGTTGCGGCGCATTTCGACCGTCTGCTCGACCAGCTGCAGGCCCAGGCCGATTCGCTGAAACGCTGGGGGGCATCGCTCGATGCCAAGGTGGCCGAGCGCACGGCAGAGCTCCAGCAGGCGGTAGCCGATCTGAAAGCGGCCCAGTCGCAACTGGTGATGAACGAAAAGCTGGCGGCCATCGGCCAGCTGACGGCCGGGGTGGCTCACGAAATCAACAATCCGATTGCCGTCATCCAGGGCAATCTCGATGTGCTGCGCGATGTGCTCGGGCCGCAGGCCGAGCCGGTGGCCAAGGAGATCAAGCTGATCCACGATCAGGTTCAGCGGGTGCGCCTGATCGTCGCCAAACTGCTGCAGTTTGCCCGGCCGCAGGACTATGTCGGCTATCTCGAACCGGTCGAGACCGGCCAACTGATCCAGGATTGCCTGTTGCTGGTGCGCCACCTGCTGAACAAGGGCGATATCGCCATCGAGCAGCACATCGATTCGACACGTCAGATCCTCTGCAACAAGAACGAGTTGCAGCAGGTCATCATCAATCTTTTCGTCAATGCCATTCAGGCCATGCCCGAGGGCGGGGTGCTGAAAATCGCCATCGAAGACTGGGATCAGGCCGACATGCCGCTCGGTATTCGCCTGATTGTGACTGATTCCGGCCCCGGCATCAGCGATGCCGATCTCGCACAACTCTTCAAACCCTTCTTTACCGCCAAGAAGCCGGGCGGCAATGGCCTGGGGCTGTGGGTCAGCCAAGCGCTGGTCGAACGTTACGGCGGAAAGATCAGCGCGGAAAGCGGGCGCGAACAGGGAGCCAGCTTTACCGTCTGGCTGCGCCTGGAACCGCAAGGCCTGTAG
- a CDS encoding sulfite exporter TauE/SafE family protein has product MDHTQHHAIAEFSYWLAFMTGLLGSGHCLGMCGGLVSGFFMKLGAKGIWPYLAYHMARVGIYGVVGLIAAAIGAVLVSTGEFGRLQGLLQIIAGLIVILLGLDLLGVSPFRNRLGFAPIAWLRKQFTLAVQKGPVVGALIGGAINGLMPCSMTMAMAVKATTAPSVLEGGLLMLAFGAGTLPSMLSASFLFGKLGPKLRGWLLKGAALFVIALGVSTLWQGIRYYTVMNNLLG; this is encoded by the coding sequence ATGGATCACACACAGCACCACGCCATCGCCGAATTCTCCTACTGGCTTGCCTTCATGACCGGACTGCTCGGCAGCGGCCATTGCCTGGGCATGTGCGGCGGGCTGGTTTCCGGATTTTTCATGAAACTCGGCGCCAAGGGCATCTGGCCGTATCTGGCCTACCACATGGCGCGGGTTGGCATTTATGGCGTCGTTGGCCTGATTGCTGCCGCCATTGGCGCGGTGCTCGTCTCCACCGGGGAATTCGGCCGTTTGCAGGGCTTGCTGCAGATCATCGCCGGCCTGATCGTCATCCTGCTCGGCCTTGATCTGCTCGGCGTTTCGCCCTTTCGCAACCGCCTCGGCTTCGCGCCCATCGCCTGGCTGCGCAAACAGTTCACGCTGGCGGTGCAGAAAGGTCCGGTCGTTGGCGCGCTGATCGGCGGCGCGATCAACGGCCTGATGCCCTGCTCGATGACCATGGCGATGGCGGTCAAGGCAACGACGGCGCCATCCGTGCTGGAAGGCGGTCTGCTGATGCTGGCCTTCGGTGCCGGCACCCTGCCCTCGATGCTCTCGGCCTCCTTCCTGTTCGGCAAGCTCGGCCCAAAACTGCGTGGCTGGCTACTCAAAGGCGCCGCGCTGTTCGTCATCGCGCTGGGCGTTTCGACGCTGTGGCAGGGTATTCGCTACTACACGGTGATGAACAATCTGCTGGGCTGA
- a CDS encoding sigma-54-dependent transcriptional regulator, translating to MEESLVGGREAPWRQYSVLIVDDEPGMLSFLQRALSSRCGLVDCADTVEAARPMLSRNRYDLIVLDIALPGCSGIDWLHELRQDGYAGDVVLMTAYADLDTAIDALRAGAADLLQKPFSLALALNAIQRCFERSTLARENFVLRREISTHAADIEGVVGQSELMIKVCERLKRIAPTPATVLLSGESGTGKEVAARALHRMSLRATGPFVPVNCAAISAELIESELFGHIKGAYTGAQQSREGLFYYARGGTLFLDEISELPPAAQAKLLRVLEERRIRPVGSEQEVAVDVRVIAATNRDLKTEVVAQRFRQDLYYRLQVLEVTLPPLRDRPEDIPLLVEHFMAQLTPNLGVPPLSLDPRTLARMADYDWPGNVRELRNLVERSLILGWFDIGPEPEMGISVTAGSDETLEAVEKRHILAVLAACEGNKSEASRRLGISRKTMDRKCQAWGL from the coding sequence ATGGAAGAAAGCTTGGTCGGCGGACGCGAGGCGCCTTGGCGGCAGTATTCGGTACTGATTGTTGATGATGAGCCCGGGATGCTCAGCTTTCTGCAGCGGGCCTTGAGTTCGCGTTGCGGCCTGGTCGATTGCGCCGACACGGTCGAGGCGGCGCGGCCGATGTTGAGTCGCAATCGCTATGACCTGATCGTGCTCGACATTGCGCTGCCCGGTTGCTCGGGCATCGACTGGCTGCACGAGCTGCGCCAGGATGGCTACGCCGGTGACGTCGTGTTGATGACGGCCTACGCTGACCTCGATACGGCCATCGACGCCTTGCGCGCCGGTGCCGCCGATTTGCTGCAAAAGCCTTTCTCGCTGGCGCTGGCCCTGAATGCCATCCAGCGCTGCTTCGAGCGCTCGACGCTGGCTCGCGAAAACTTTGTGCTGCGCCGCGAGATCAGCACGCATGCGGCGGATATCGAAGGGGTCGTTGGGCAGTCCGAGTTGATGATCAAGGTCTGTGAGCGCCTCAAACGCATCGCGCCAACCCCGGCGACCGTGCTGCTCAGCGGCGAATCCGGGACCGGCAAGGAAGTCGCTGCCCGGGCCTTGCACCGGATGAGCCTGCGCGCGACCGGGCCTTTCGTGCCAGTCAATTGCGCCGCCATTTCAGCCGAGTTGATCGAGTCCGAGCTGTTCGGGCACATCAAGGGGGCTTACACCGGGGCGCAGCAGAGCAGGGAAGGCCTGTTTTATTACGCCCGGGGCGGCACGCTTTTCCTCGACGAAATTTCCGAGTTGCCGCCCGCCGCGCAGGCCAAGCTGTTGCGGGTGCTGGAAGAGCGCCGGATCAGGCCGGTCGGCTCGGAGCAGGAAGTGGCGGTCGATGTCCGGGTGATCGCGGCAACCAACCGTGACCTGAAAACCGAAGTGGTCGCCCAGCGCTTCCGGCAGGATCTTTATTACCGGCTGCAGGTGCTGGAAGTCACGCTGCCGCCGCTGCGCGACCGGCCGGAGGATATTCCGCTGCTGGTCGAGCATTTCATGGCCCAGCTCACCCCCAACCTCGGCGTCCCGCCGCTCAGCCTTGATCCGCGCACCCTGGCTCGGATGGCCGATTACGACTGGCCAGGCAATGTCCGCGAACTGCGCAACCTGGTCGAGCGTTCATTGATTCTCGGCTGGTTCGACATCGGGCCGGAGCCGGAAATGGGCATCAGCGTGACCGCTGGCAGCGATGAAACGCTGGAGGCCGTCGAGAAACGCCACATTCTTGCCGTGCTGGCCGCCTGTGAAGGCAACAAGTCCGAAGCCAGCCGGCGGCTCGGGATCTCCCGCAAGACCATGGACCGAAAGTGTCAGGCCTGGGGTCTCTGA